The window ATCAGCCGGCTGGACAGCGCGGTGCCGTCGTGCAGCGCGATGAACTGCTCGTCGAGTGCCTGCTCCAGCGCGAGCGGCGCGCTGCCGGCGAGCGCGTGGCCGGCCGGCACCACCAGCACCAGGGTGTCGGAGAAGCAGTCGGTAAGCGTGATGCCGTGCGGCGCGTGGGCCATGTCCACGATGCCCAGGTCGGCCCGGCCCTCGAGCAGCATCAGCGGAATGTCGAGGCTGCCGTGCTCGACGACATCGATGCGGATCAGCGGGTGCTCGCGCGCCATTCGGTCGAGCTTGGCCGGCAGCACTTCGAGCATGGCGGAGGTGTTGGCCGCCAGCCGCACGTGTCCTTGCAGGCCTTTCGCGTAGTCGTGCAGGTCGACCGACAGCCGGTCCAGGTCGACCAGGATCTCGCGGCCGCGCCGCACCAGCATCTGGCCTGCCGGGGTGAGCCGCACGCCGCGCGAGGAGCGCTCGAAGACGCGCAGGCCCAGGGCTTCTTCGAGCGCAGTGATGCGTGCGCTCGCGGCCGCCACCGCGAGCTGAAGCCGGTCGCCGGCGGCGCTGATGGAGCCGAGCTCCGCCGCCGCCACGATCACGCGCAGCGTCGCGAGATCAAGCGGCTCGTTCAAGCGCGGTCTCGGGCGCGAAC is drawn from Variovorax sp. PBS-H4 and contains these coding sequences:
- a CDS encoding LysR substrate-binding domain-containing protein; this translates as MNEPLDLATLRVIVAAAELGSISAAGDRLQLAVAAASARITALEEALGLRVFERSSRGVRLTPAGQMLVRRGREILVDLDRLSVDLHDYAKGLQGHVRLAANTSAMLEVLPAKLDRMAREHPLIRIDVVEHGSLDIPLMLLEGRADLGIVDMAHAPHGITLTDCFSDTLVLVVPAGHALAGSAPLALEQALDEQFIALHDGTALSSRLMRSASLAGKALKIRMQMRSFDAVCRMVAGGLGVAVLPLQAVAPQLASLPLAAVPLTDAWAARIHRIALRSGVEPSPATLTLVDFLLR